The DNA region TTCGCCTAGGACTTATCATCATGTCAGTCTTTGCGTGCATGAGGATTTATACCGGCAGCTTCTGGCTCCTTCTCATCTGTCAGATCGGAAACGCTGTCGCACAACCTTTCATAATGAACGGAATCACGAAGCTAGCTGCCGATTGGTTTGCGGAAGAGCAAAGAGCCGTAGCCGCCGGTTTGGGCACTGCGGGAATGTTTGCGGGCTTAGCTCTAGGGTTTTCTTTGCCTCCACATCTAAACGAAATCTGGCGCCTCGGCGGCACTATGATTGTTTTTGCAGCTATTACCGTTGCTTTCAGTTTAGGATTTTTTCTTTTAGTAAAAGAAAATCATATAACAGAACCGGAAGAGATGAATCGACTTCGCTCTTTCACTGCCGCTACGGAAGTAGTACATCTAATCAAAGATCGCTCCCTTTTAATTATCATACTAATGTCCTTTCTCGCCTTCGGATTCTTTAACGGTATCACCACTTGGCTGGAAGGAATCCTAGGCCAAAATGGAGTCGGAGCCGTTGATGTAGGAAATATTGGCGGAGTCATGATTTTAGCGGGCATATTAGGCTCCTTAGTGATCCCGACATTTTCGGATTCCATAAAAAGAAGAAAACCGGTTCTACTCTTCTGTGGAATTTCAGGAATCGCACTCATTATGCCTTTATGTTTTAGCAGCGATGTTCCTTCACTTTATATATATGCAGGATTATTGGGATTTCTATTTTTACCCGGCTTTGCACTTCTTCTTGTCATGTCTGAAGAAATTGTCGGTCCGGAAAGAGCAGGAGGAGCAGCAGGCGCAGTGATGCTTGTTGGCAACGCCGGCGGAGTCGTTGTCCCAGTCTTTATGGCGATCGTAAAAAGCGAAACTGCAGGCTGGAGACCCGCCGAATATTTACTCCTTGGATTACTGATTACTGTCCTTAGCCTTGGCCTCTTCGCCTCGGAAAGCTTTCGTTCCGAGAAACAGAAAATGTCGTAAGCAGCATAAATTCCATGATGTTAAACTTGGTCAGAATGGACAAGTGTCGAGTTTTTCGAAAAGCTTCGAACCGATGGTTCAAACTCTGCTCTCGACATACTCTGGCAAATAGCAGCGAAGATACGCAACGGCAGCTCGACCAGCTTCCCGAACAATATCATCTGTGATGGTTCCTTGCTCTCGAAAAGAGAATCGAAAGACGGAGTCAATCAATGCAACGGCGATACCTACTTTTCGGGTTGCGTCCGGCCAGGAAGGAAGTGCGAAACGATCCATAACCTGCCTTAGAGCTATGTTCGCAATTTTCGAATCCAGCTCCTTCCCTATATGCATGGTCTCCTCGTTGCGAACCCCATAAACGACACGCATCATTGCGGGATCCTCCCTAACGATTGCAATGGCTTCGGCAGCAAGGAAATACACATAGTCTTGCCAGCTCTCGAATCGAGAGGTATCAACTTTGGACAATCTTTCTGCTACAAGGTCTGCATGAACGAGACGTAAGCCAAGATAAAGCGCTCCCATACTCGGAAAGAAGTGGTATGCCGACGCCCTAGGAATTCCCGCGCGCTCACAAATTTTTGCAAACGTGAGGGACTCCGGCGGTTGCTCTCGCAATAATTCTCTGAGCGCTTGAATCAGAGCAGCTCTTCGACCTCGCCCTTGGGGATTGGTTTTTATATCTCTCCCATTCAAGGACTCGGAAGATATTTCTTCTGATGAATTCTGCATCTATATTACCGACAAAAATCGACATTCAGATCGATTCAACCCCAATTTTGCGAATTTAAAGCGAAAAATACTCGACAATAGCCGAGCCGTCTTTATTATAAACTCGGCGATTGCCGAGTTTTCATGAATGCAAAAGGAGCAAGAAAAGCATGAAGAATTTAAAATTTGAAGCAGTGCGTGCATCCATAGTAGCCGCCTCTGTCAAGCTGGCCGATCTCGGTTTTTTTGCCGGCATCGGAGGAAACTTGGCGGTGCGGATCGATTCGGAGCTTATGGCCGTCACGCCATCTGCCTCCGACTATTATAGCATGAATAATGAAGATATTTGCATAGTCCGGATCAATAACCTGAAGCTCGTAGAAGGTACAAAAGAACCTACTACCGAAAGTGGGATGCACGCAGCCTTTTTAACTCGCAGACCTGATTTGCAAGTTAGTCTACACACTCACCAACCCCTAGCAAGCGCGGTAACTCTGCTCGGAATTGATATGCCCATTGAAGATCCCGAGGCGCGAACGCAGTTAGGACCATCTTTACGCATCGTCTCCTATGCACCTTCCGGAACTCCGTTCCTGGTCAGCGCTTTTAAGAAGAAGGTGCGAAAGGATACGAACGGCTATCTCTTACGAAATCATGGAATAGTTTGCGGGGCCAAATCCGTAGAACAAGCGATCGCAAATGTTCAACTCGCCGAGGAACAATCCGGACTCTACCTTCGTTCCCGTATAAAAAACAATCCGAGCATCTCAGGAATTTCCCCTCTTGTTTTGCAACAAGCACTTTCAATCCTGTAGGCAAGTGTAACTCGCCTCTATTTACTTTTAATCGAATATGACTTTCCACTGGAGGATAGCATGACCATGGTACTCAAAGAAATAAACAAAACCCAGGAGGCAATTCCTGAAAAGGAGTATGCAATTTCCGAATGGCATAACACGGCGGAAATCTACGGAAGACTAAAAGAATTATTAAAATCTCCATTAAGACCGATTCGACGAGACAAGATCAGCGGAGTTCTAGAATACTTCGAAACTAAATGTAAGACATCTCGAAAGATCGCGACTGCCGCAGAAGCCGTAATCCCCGGAGGAGTACAGCATAATCTTGCATTCAACTATCCCTTCCCGCTTGCAATAGATCAGGCAAAGGGAGCGTACCTCCGCGACGTCGATGGTAATACTTATATCGACTTCCTCCAAGCAGGAGGTCCTACACTTCTAGGATCTAATTACGAGCCAGTTCGGGAAAAGGTTAAGAATTTGCTCGATGAATGCGGCCCCACTACCGGATTATTACACGAATACGAAGTAAAATTGGCGGAGATAATCTGCAAACATATGCCTGGTGTTGAGATGTTTCGAATGCTGGGCTCCGGAACAGAAGCCGTCATGGGAGCGATCCGCCTCGCTAGGGCCTATACAGGAAAGCGTCATGTAATCAAAATGGGCGGCGGTTATCACGGATGGAGCGATTCGATGGTATACGGAATGCGAATCCCGGGAACTGGCCGTCGCGAGGCAACCGGAATTCCAAAAGGTGCCACTGCTTCGACGGAGGAAAGCTTCCCTAACGACCTTGGCGCGTTACGCCGCAAACTCTGGCTAAATCGTTTCAGAGGCGGTACCGCCGCTATTATCGTGGAACCGTTAGGTCCGGAGAGCGGAACGCGTCCCGTATATTTCGATTACAATAAGCAACTGCGTGAACTCTGCGATTCATTCGGAGCACTACTAATATTCGACGAGGTCGTTACCGGCTTCCGGGTAGGTTTGGGCGGAGCTCAGGGCTTCTTCGATGTCAAACCGGATCTAACGATTTTGGGGAAATGTCTGACAGGCGGATATCCGATGGCCGGTGGTATCGGTGGACGGAAGGAAATAATGATGCTGCTCGCGGGCGGCATCAGTGCGATCGGCAAACGAGCGTTTGTTGGCGGAACGCTCTCTGCTAATCCCCTTTCCTGCGCAGCCGGGTATTTTTCCATTCAAGAAATGGAACGCACAAAGGCGCCTGTCAAAGCCGGCCTCGCGGGAGATCGTCTCTGCCGTGGATTGCAGGAAATAATTGAAAGGTTACGATTGCCCTATGTCGCTTACAACCAAGGATCTATCGTCCATCTTCAAACGTCAGGCGTGCTTCTAATGTCTCTGCGAAACCCAATTAAGGTCTTACGGGAAGCGAAAGAACGTAAGCACGTTATGGAGGAGATGGGCGCCGCATATTCTGCTCACGGAATGATCACTTTGGCCGGAAGTAGAATGTACACAAGCATGGCTGACACCGATGAGATTATCGACGAAGCCCTCAATCGATTTGAGTCGGTATTTAAACTCGTATAGCGACACGAACCCAGGAGACGATAATGAAATCAGCAACAAAGAAAAAAAGATCCACAAAGGAAGGCGAATCGCCCGACCTCGTTGCTTTAATGAATTTATGGCAAAGGCTGGAGGCAAAAGGTCTCCTGCAGAAAAAAGCAGCTAGCCTTTCCTTCCGACTCCCCGGTCAAAAACCGGAAGCCTTTCTATTGATTAATAAGGGATCGAGAGAAATCGCTAAAGCTCAAACGGGCCAGTTCGACATACACGGCAAGGCAAGCACTCTCGACTGGGAAAGACTAGCTGCGATTAACTTTCACGCAAGCATATATAGAGCGAGACCCGACATCGGAGCAATTGCCTGTTTCCAACCTATTTGGGGCTCCCTACTAAAAACGTTAAAAGATCCGCTTCCTCTTGTTTTTGATGAGCAATGTCGACAACTCGGTGCACCTGTTGTTCAAATTCATAGATCAGTGGACGGTTCCGTTATTGCCGATTCAATTCTACTCAACGGCGCCAACGCCTTCCTTGATACGAACGGTGTAGTGATAACAAGCGTCACTCGCGAGAAGGCCATATACAATTGCGAATTAATCGAAAAATGCTCTAAGGCATACCTTCTTGCGCACGCGACTGGCGGCCCAATACGTCGCATCCCGTGGCTTATCCGTTGGATTGCAAAGAATCGACTCATAAAAGATGAGCGTAAAGCCGCCGCCTCTTATGCGTTAGGTAAAGCTCCCACCGGTTTTACGGCGTACTGAATTCGTATAGGTCTGGAAAGATTATGGATTATAAAAACAAAACAATTCTAATAACTGGCGCCTCATCAGGTATTGGAAAGACTTTAGCGATTACTCTTGCGGATCATTCGAATAATATCGTAGTTACTGCACGACGGGAATATCTACTCGAAGACCTCAAACGAGAAATCGAAGCTAAAAGCAGCAAATGCCTTTTTTTCGCCGGCGATGCAATGGATCCCAATCATGCGGATTTTGTCGTTAATGAAACGGTTAAAATATTTGGAAAAATCGATATTGCCGTTTTGAACGTTGGAGCGGGTCCTCCCTCCAACACGATCAAAGATTCCCGGGAAATAATCCTGGGGAAGATGCGAACCAATTACGATAGCCTAATAAACTTTTTCGTTCCCGTCCTTGCACAAATGAAAGTCCAAACGACGCCGTGTATGATTGCGCATGTCAACTCTTTGGCAACGTATTTTGGAATACCTATGCAAGGAGATTACACGGCTGCAAAAGCCGCCGGGAGAATCTTTTTAGATACGGCGAGAATGGAATTAAAGCATTTTGGCTTTAAACATGTGCTCATCCAAACGATCCATCCGGGTTTCGTTGCAACGGATGCAGTTAAAGAAGATGGAATTCCCGCACCGAATGAAATCAGTGAGAAAGAAGCGGTGAAATATATATTGAAAGGATTCCGTCGAGAAGTTTATGAAAACCGATTTCCATTTAGCACTGCCTTAGCGGTTCGAATAGGACGACTCGCACCTGCATGGCTACGAACCAAAATTTTATTGTCGGAAGCCCCAGCCGACTACTAAGCGGACGATTGTTCTCGACTCGTTTGCCTGCTGGTCACTACGCGAAAGGAAATATTTAGGTAGGCCGTCATTGAAGGTTCTAAATGGAAAAAAAAAGGAAAACAAAAAAAGGTCCCTGGCTCCCCCAGGCTGAAAGAATCCGATCGATCATTCAAGCTGCTTTGCCTTTATTTGCGCAAAGAGGATTCGACGGAGCCAGCACAAGGTCTTTAAGTAAATCTGCCGGCATCTCGGAAGGTCTTATTTATAGATATTTTCATAGAAAGCGTGATTTATTTGAAGCGGTCTTGCAATATTGCCTAAAGCTGTCGGATCCATTTAGAGTTCCTGTCTCCGATTTAGAACCGGGGTCGGAGACATTCGTATTTCTGATCAATACGTTTCTATTGGAAATTTTTTTCAAATGCAAAAATGAAGAAATGGAACTTACTCACAAGTTAATCTTAAGAAGCTTAAGTACGGACGGAAAGTTCGCCAGAAAATATTTTCGGAATAAATTTAGAAACCTCTTTCCATTAATGAAGATTTCGTTAGAAGCCTGCGTAAAAAAGAAGGAACTTCCGCCTGACCGGTCTTGGAAAACTTGGCGGGACGTAAATTGGATCATCCGTCATCTTCTGGTTGTATTTTACTTTTTTAATTTTTCCTTTTCTAAGCATAAATTGTTTCAGGATAGGACCGAATCACTTCGATTAGAATCGATCAGATTTTTTCTTTTAGGAGTGGGATTTCTGCCCGATTCAACCGAGATATTGCTGAAAAAAGTGACCAAACAATCAGTGCTTGTAATGTAAAAATATTATATAATATATTTTTAATATAATAAACACCATAAATATGATTGAATTTCAAAATACCCGAAACTCTCCCGGTTTTTCAGATCCGGTCGATTAAGATATTTTGGAAAATTTAACCGTAATTTTCTTGGCGCTAAATGCTCATAGCCGATCACCTAACGATGGGCAATCGCATATTTATAGGTTCTTTCGTTTGAAATAAAATATGATTAATGGTGTCGATAGGTCTAATTAAAGATTCGAAATTTTAGGCAAAACGAATGAAAACTATTACGGAAATAAAGATAGGCAGCACACATTTAAAGTAGTCCGAACTTACTTCTGTACCTTGAAGGAATTTTTGATAAGTATAACGGAAAAATTCATTTTATCTAAGAATCTTCGGTAATATTTAAGAGGTTTGATCTTAGTTAAAATTATCACCTTCGCCTTCACCTATACAGCAGAGGATTCAAGCGTCATTTTAGATTTAGCGGTCTCAATAACTTTGGCAATATCTTCTAAAAAGATTGATAAAAATCAATTCAAATCCGCCGCTCCCTCAAATCATAGTACGACTAGACTAGAGCATGAACGCGAATCGATAAGTAGAAAATGAAGTCATTGATTTATATCAATGCAATAAGAGACTATTCTCAAAATTATTCGATATTAGCGAGACGACCCGCCATTTAAAACGGAAGTATGATGAGATCAGTTGTGACGCGAGCTGCGAAATATTTGCGTTAAATATGCTCATTGAAATCAACCCATCGTAAAGTGGAAACGGAAGATTCATGATCGATGTGATTTTCTTCTATTGGTTTCGACTAAGTGCGAAAATATTTTCGAATCTAAATTAATTCGAAATCTTATCGAATCTCTCGATTATAGGAAATTAAAATATGAATCGCTTGATTCAATCTTTAAAAATCTATTTAGAACTA from Leptospira fainei serovar Hurstbridge str. BUT 6 includes:
- a CDS encoding MFS transporter → MEKINYHRPYRWVVLVSFMTVIGVSQMIYLNFVSLMTEVQNLYGVSKLLASALTVCNPLMFTLVSMPAGAMTDRKGYRFTIRLGLIIMSVFACMRIYTGSFWLLLICQIGNAVAQPFIMNGITKLAADWFAEEQRAVAAGLGTAGMFAGLALGFSLPPHLNEIWRLGGTMIVFAAITVAFSLGFFLLVKENHITEPEEMNRLRSFTAATEVVHLIKDRSLLIIILMSFLAFGFFNGITTWLEGILGQNGVGAVDVGNIGGVMILAGILGSLVIPTFSDSIKRRKPVLLFCGISGIALIMPLCFSSDVPSLYIYAGLLGFLFLPGFALLLVMSEEIVGPERAGGAAGAVMLVGNAGGVVVPVFMAIVKSETAGWRPAEYLLLGLLITVLSLGLFASESFRSEKQKMS
- a CDS encoding TetR/AcrR family transcriptional regulator — translated: MQNSSEEISSESLNGRDIKTNPQGRGRRAALIQALRELLREQPPESLTFAKICERAGIPRASAYHFFPSMGALYLGLRLVHADLVAERLSKVDTSRFESWQDYVYFLAAEAIAIVREDPAMMRVVYGVRNEETMHIGKELDSKIANIALRQVMDRFALPSWPDATRKVGIAVALIDSVFRFSFREQGTITDDIVREAGRAAVAYLRCYLPEYVESRV
- a CDS encoding class II aldolase/adducin family protein — translated: MKNLKFEAVRASIVAASVKLADLGFFAGIGGNLAVRIDSELMAVTPSASDYYSMNNEDICIVRINNLKLVEGTKEPTTESGMHAAFLTRRPDLQVSLHTHQPLASAVTLLGIDMPIEDPEARTQLGPSLRIVSYAPSGTPFLVSAFKKKVRKDTNGYLLRNHGIVCGAKSVEQAIANVQLAEEQSGLYLRSRIKNNPSISGISPLVLQQALSIL
- a CDS encoding aspartate aminotransferase family protein; this encodes MVLKEINKTQEAIPEKEYAISEWHNTAEIYGRLKELLKSPLRPIRRDKISGVLEYFETKCKTSRKIATAAEAVIPGGVQHNLAFNYPFPLAIDQAKGAYLRDVDGNTYIDFLQAGGPTLLGSNYEPVREKVKNLLDECGPTTGLLHEYEVKLAEIICKHMPGVEMFRMLGSGTEAVMGAIRLARAYTGKRHVIKMGGGYHGWSDSMVYGMRIPGTGRREATGIPKGATASTEESFPNDLGALRRKLWLNRFRGGTAAIIVEPLGPESGTRPVYFDYNKQLRELCDSFGALLIFDEVVTGFRVGLGGAQGFFDVKPDLTILGKCLTGGYPMAGGIGGRKEIMMLLAGGISAIGKRAFVGGTLSANPLSCAAGYFSIQEMERTKAPVKAGLAGDRLCRGLQEIIERLRLPYVAYNQGSIVHLQTSGVLLMSLRNPIKVLREAKERKHVMEEMGAAYSAHGMITLAGSRMYTSMADTDEIIDEALNRFESVFKLV
- a CDS encoding class II aldolase/adducin family protein, with translation MKSATKKKRSTKEGESPDLVALMNLWQRLEAKGLLQKKAASLSFRLPGQKPEAFLLINKGSREIAKAQTGQFDIHGKASTLDWERLAAINFHASIYRARPDIGAIACFQPIWGSLLKTLKDPLPLVFDEQCRQLGAPVVQIHRSVDGSVIADSILLNGANAFLDTNGVVITSVTREKAIYNCELIEKCSKAYLLAHATGGPIRRIPWLIRWIAKNRLIKDERKAAASYALGKAPTGFTAY
- a CDS encoding SDR family NAD(P)-dependent oxidoreductase, with the translated sequence MDYKNKTILITGASSGIGKTLAITLADHSNNIVVTARREYLLEDLKREIEAKSSKCLFFAGDAMDPNHADFVVNETVKIFGKIDIAVLNVGAGPPSNTIKDSREIILGKMRTNYDSLINFFVPVLAQMKVQTTPCMIAHVNSLATYFGIPMQGDYTAAKAAGRIFLDTARMELKHFGFKHVLIQTIHPGFVATDAVKEDGIPAPNEISEKEAVKYILKGFRREVYENRFPFSTALAVRIGRLAPAWLRTKILLSEAPADY
- a CDS encoding TetR/AcrR family transcriptional regulator; the encoded protein is MEKKRKTKKGPWLPQAERIRSIIQAALPLFAQRGFDGASTRSLSKSAGISEGLIYRYFHRKRDLFEAVLQYCLKLSDPFRVPVSDLEPGSETFVFLINTFLLEIFFKCKNEEMELTHKLILRSLSTDGKFARKYFRNKFRNLFPLMKISLEACVKKKELPPDRSWKTWRDVNWIIRHLLVVFYFFNFSFSKHKLFQDRTESLRLESIRFFLLGVGFLPDSTEILLKKVTKQSVLVM